The following coding sequences lie in one Hydrogenophaga sp. PBL-H3 genomic window:
- a CDS encoding putative selenate ABC transporter substrate-binding protein: MFTASSRTLRALFTCAVLSLTAAAHAQTVFRVTTIPEEAATEQIRKFTPLAAYLEKELGVKVEFTPVSDYPAAVEALVNKKVDLVWFGGFTFVQANIRSGGKVVPLAQREEDTRFQSVFIAKTDSGIKSLADMKGKQVSFGSQSSTSGHLMPRSFLLAASIEPEKDFRRIAYSGAHDATIASVVSGKVDAAALDITVWKKFVAENKVDTKAVDVFFTTPGYFNYNWSVHADTPAAMQQKIKAALIGLSPANPEHAEILKLNRATRYIETRPENYKGLEAAARSAGLL; encoded by the coding sequence ATGTTCACAGCCTCCTCACGCACCCTGCGCGCACTCTTCACCTGCGCCGTGCTCAGCCTCACAGCCGCCGCCCACGCGCAAACCGTGTTCCGCGTCACCACCATCCCCGAAGAAGCCGCCACCGAGCAGATCCGCAAGTTCACGCCCCTGGCCGCGTACCTGGAGAAGGAACTCGGCGTGAAAGTCGAATTCACCCCGGTGAGCGACTACCCCGCCGCCGTGGAGGCGCTGGTCAACAAGAAGGTCGATCTGGTCTGGTTCGGTGGTTTCACGTTTGTGCAGGCCAACATCCGCTCGGGCGGCAAGGTCGTGCCACTGGCCCAGCGCGAAGAAGACACGCGCTTCCAGTCGGTCTTCATCGCCAAGACCGATTCGGGCATCAAGAGCCTGGCCGACATGAAGGGCAAGCAGGTGTCGTTCGGTTCGCAGAGCAGCACTTCGGGCCACCTGATGCCGCGCAGCTTCCTGCTGGCCGCCAGCATCGAACCTGAGAAAGACTTCCGCCGCATCGCCTACAGCGGCGCGCACGACGCCACCATCGCGTCCGTGGTCAGCGGCAAGGTCGACGCCGCCGCGCTCGACATCACCGTGTGGAAAAAATTCGTCGCCGAGAACAAGGTCGACACCAAAGCGGTGGACGTGTTCTTCACCACGCCGGGTTACTTCAACTACAACTGGTCGGTGCACGCCGACACACCAGCGGCGATGCAGCAGAAGATCAAGGCCGCGCTGATCGGCCTGTCGCCGGCCAACCCCGAGCACGCCGAGATCCTCAAGCTCAACCGCGCCACGCGCTACATCGAAACCAGGCCCGAGAACTACAAGGGCCTGGAAGCCGCTGCGCGCAGCGCTGGCCTGCTCTGA